The following proteins come from a genomic window of Dongia rigui:
- a CDS encoding ABC transporter permease, whose translation MPRVSLPSARPLVGFLLPVFLLLLWAASAQFGWLPEQILPSPDVVWQTIHDAAVDGTLWSDSFISLTRVLRGFAVGAGIGLVIGGAMALSGRLKALIDPLFLAVSQVPIVGWIPLLILLLGIDEELKTAIIALAAFVPVTLGTYQGIRDVPGRYLEVGAVFLLSPVETLRHIVLPAAMPAIFTGLREAAANAWQTLIAVELLASTEGLGYLMAYGRQLFQLELVLTAMVAIGLIGLVTDWLLGRAAAYFQRWEIR comes from the coding sequence GTGCCGCGCGTATCTTTGCCAAGTGCGCGGCCGCTGGTGGGCTTTCTTCTGCCTGTCTTCCTGCTTCTGCTTTGGGCGGCCAGTGCGCAGTTCGGCTGGCTGCCCGAGCAGATTCTGCCATCACCCGACGTGGTGTGGCAGACCATCCACGACGCTGCCGTCGACGGCACGCTGTGGAGCGACAGCTTCATCTCATTGACACGCGTCCTGCGCGGATTTGCCGTGGGTGCCGGGATCGGCCTTGTCATCGGCGGCGCCATGGCGCTGTCGGGGCGGTTGAAGGCGCTGATCGATCCCTTGTTCCTGGCGGTGAGCCAGGTGCCGATCGTGGGGTGGATTCCGCTCCTCATCCTGCTTCTTGGGATCGACGAGGAATTGAAGACCGCGATCATCGCCCTCGCGGCTTTCGTGCCGGTGACCCTCGGCACCTATCAGGGGATCCGCGACGTGCCGGGGCGCTATCTCGAAGTGGGCGCCGTGTTCCTGCTGTCGCCCGTCGAGACATTGCGCCACATCGTGCTGCCGGCGGCGATGCCGGCGATATTCACGGGCCTGCGCGAAGCTGCCGCCAATGCCTGGCAGACGTTGATCGCCGTCGAGCTTCTCGCCTCGACCGAGGGGCTTGGCTATCTGATGGCCTATGGCCGGCAGTTGTTCCAATTGGAACTGGTGTTGACGGCAATGGTGGCGATCGGCCTCATCGGGCTTGTCACCGATTGGTTGCTTGGTCGCGCTGCCGCCTATTTCCAGCGCTGGGAGATCCGCTGA
- a CDS encoding ABC transporter substrate-binding protein, with amino-acid sequence MKLQHLAILALGLSSLIAGSAAAEELTIRVGYPGVGVDNRPYGYGDSVSVARVGEYLEKEFQNDKDIKIEWTYFRGAGPELNEALAAEKLDIAAGLGDLPSIVGRSRGLDTKFLLPASERGSLYLAVAPNADIDSIDDLKGKKVAQFRGTNLQIATDAVLEAHKLTEKDIKFVSLTTGDATAALAAGNVDASFGGEEYLDLAKRGIVKIVYASKKDKPIFGTNSAIFVTTEFEQKHPDLTQRITTAFVKAAAWGSDEANRQAVFDAWAKSGVPAESFAEDFDGQPLARRNTAVIDDFIVARYKEKAAKAKQYGLIKKDVDIDSWLAPKYLETALKELGLEDYWPRYDAAGNKVASGRVEVAAQ; translated from the coding sequence ATGAAGTTGCAGCATCTCGCTATCCTGGCCCTGGGCCTTAGCTCGCTCATCGCCGGATCGGCGGCCGCCGAGGAGCTCACCATCCGTGTCGGTTATCCCGGTGTCGGCGTCGACAACCGCCCCTATGGCTATGGCGATTCGGTGAGTGTCGCGCGCGTCGGCGAGTATCTGGAAAAGGAATTCCAGAACGACAAGGACATCAAGATTGAATGGACCTACTTTCGCGGCGCCGGTCCGGAACTGAATGAAGCGCTGGCCGCCGAGAAGCTCGACATTGCCGCGGGCCTTGGCGATCTGCCGTCGATCGTCGGCCGCTCGCGTGGCCTTGATACCAAATTCCTGCTGCCGGCGTCGGAGCGTGGCTCGCTCTATCTCGCCGTGGCGCCGAATGCGGACATCGACAGCATCGACGACCTGAAAGGCAAGAAGGTGGCGCAGTTCCGCGGCACCAACCTGCAGATCGCGACCGATGCCGTGCTGGAAGCCCATAAGCTCACCGAAAAGGATATCAAGTTCGTCAGCCTCACCACCGGTGATGCGACGGCAGCGCTGGCGGCCGGCAATGTCGATGCTTCCTTCGGCGGCGAGGAATATCTCGACCTCGCCAAGCGCGGCATCGTCAAGATCGTCTACGCCTCGAAGAAGGATAAGCCGATCTTCGGCACCAATTCGGCAATCTTCGTCACCACCGAATTCGAGCAGAAGCATCCCGACCTCACCCAGCGCATCACCACGGCCTTTGTGAAGGCGGCAGCCTGGGGCTCGGACGAGGCCAATCGTCAGGCCGTATTCGATGCCTGGGCCAAATCCGGCGTGCCGGCGGAAAGCTTTGCCGAGGATTTCGACGGCCAACCCCTGGCGCGCCGCAACACCGCGGTGATCGATGACTTCATCGTTGCGCGTTACAAGGAGAAAGCCGCGAAGGCCAAGCAATACGGCCTCATCAAGAAGGATGTCGATATCGACAGCTGGCTGGCGCCGAAATATCTCGAGACGGCGCTGAAGGAACTGGGCCTTGAGGATTACTGGCCGCGCTATGACGCTGCCGGCAACAAGGTCGCCAGCGGCCGTGTCGAAGTGGCGGCGCAGTAA
- a CDS encoding TauD/TfdA dioxygenase family protein translates to MSVALKEAVNENALKLRRVAGRIGAEVQDFKIGPDLKAEDVAGIRAALRQHRVIFFRDQHHLDDAAQEGFAKLLGDLVPHPTEKVRDGSTAILELDAARGNGKADQWHTDVTFVDAYPKYSILRAVEIPAYGGDTVWANTAAGYADLTPQLKALADTLWAVHSNRYDYAAQRPKATDAERKHYQDVFASTTYETEHPVVRIHPDTGEKVLVLGYFIQRFVGHSQADSAHLFDLLQDHVIRLENTVRWSWRKGDVAIWDNQATQHYALNDYGEQNRIVRRSTVAGDVPISIDGRRSVTRIIGGPARQAAE, encoded by the coding sequence ATGAGCGTCGCCCTCAAGGAAGCCGTCAACGAGAATGCCCTGAAACTGCGCCGGGTCGCCGGCCGCATCGGTGCCGAAGTCCAGGATTTCAAGATCGGCCCCGATTTGAAGGCCGAAGACGTGGCCGGGATCCGTGCCGCCCTGCGTCAGCACCGGGTGATTTTCTTTCGCGATCAGCATCACCTCGACGATGCGGCCCAGGAAGGTTTTGCCAAACTGCTCGGCGATCTGGTGCCGCATCCGACCGAAAAAGTGCGCGATGGGTCGACGGCGATCTTGGAACTCGATGCCGCGCGTGGCAACGGCAAGGCGGATCAGTGGCACACGGATGTGACCTTCGTCGATGCCTATCCCAAATATTCGATCCTGCGCGCGGTCGAGATTCCGGCTTATGGCGGTGACACGGTCTGGGCCAATACCGCCGCCGGTTACGCGGATCTGACACCGCAGTTGAAGGCGCTCGCCGACACCCTGTGGGCGGTGCATTCCAACCGATACGATTACGCCGCACAGCGCCCGAAGGCGACCGATGCCGAACGCAAGCATTATCAGGATGTGTTCGCATCGACGACCTATGAGACCGAGCATCCCGTGGTCCGCATCCATCCGGACACCGGCGAGAAGGTGCTGGTGCTGGGCTATTTCATCCAGCGTTTCGTTGGTCATTCGCAAGCCGATTCGGCCCATCTCTTCGACCTGCTGCAGGACCATGTGATCCGCCTGGAAAACACGGTGCGCTGGTCGTGGCGCAAGGGCGATGTCGCGATCTGGGACAATCAGGCGACACAGCATTACGCGCTCAACGATTACGGCGAGCAGAACCGCATCGTGCGCCGCTCGACGGTCGCCGGTGACGTGCCGATCAGCATCGATGGCCGGCGCTCGGTGACCCGTATCATCGGCGGGCCGGCGCGTCAGGCCGCGGAATAG
- a CDS encoding LLM class flavin-dependent oxidoreductase: MSERANTAKRQMKLGAFMYPGGHHVAAWRHPDVSAKATTDFQYRVAFAKAAEAAKFDLIFLADGVGVGESNVAALSRVDEWSNGFEPITLLSALSAVTTRIGLVATASTSFTEPFNLARYFASLDQLSEGRAGWNLVTSSDGIEAQNFNPRDLQHTARYARANEFADVVLGLWNSWEDDAFLRDKESGRFFDPAKLHVLHHKRTYFEVRGPLNVARSPQGHPVLVQAGSSEVGKELAARTAEVVFTAQRTLQDAQAFYSDLKARLPRYGRNPDDLKVMPGVFPVVGRSEAEAQDKFAALQDLIHPEVGLALLSTYIGNFDLSVYPVDGPLPDLPESNASKSRQQLFVDLARRENLSIRELYLRIAGARGHWQLVGTPVQIADALEERFLNGGADGFNVMPPTVPGGLTDFIELVLPELRRRGLFRSEYEGRTLRENLGLPFPRHAARPTSRRAAE, encoded by the coding sequence ATGAGCGAGCGGGCGAACACGGCGAAGCGGCAGATGAAGCTGGGGGCCTTCATGTATCCCGGCGGTCATCACGTGGCGGCCTGGCGGCACCCGGACGTCTCGGCAAAAGCCACCACCGATTTCCAATACCGTGTGGCCTTTGCCAAGGCGGCGGAAGCGGCGAAGTTCGACCTCATCTTTCTTGCCGACGGCGTCGGCGTCGGCGAAAGCAATGTCGCCGCCTTGAGCCGGGTCGATGAATGGTCGAACGGCTTCGAGCCGATCACGCTGCTCTCGGCGCTTTCCGCCGTGACGACACGCATTGGCCTGGTGGCGACCGCCTCGACCAGCTTTACCGAACCCTTCAACCTCGCGCGCTATTTCGCTTCGCTCGATCAATTGAGCGAGGGCAGGGCGGGATGGAACCTCGTCACCTCCTCCGATGGGATCGAGGCACAGAATTTCAATCCGCGCGACCTGCAGCATACGGCCCGCTATGCGCGCGCCAACGAATTCGCCGATGTCGTGCTGGGGCTGTGGAACAGCTGGGAGGATGACGCCTTCCTGCGCGACAAGGAAAGCGGGCGCTTCTTCGACCCGGCAAAGCTTCATGTCCTGCATCACAAACGTACCTATTTCGAGGTGCGCGGCCCGCTCAATGTGGCGCGCTCGCCGCAGGGTCACCCGGTTCTCGTTCAGGCGGGATCGTCCGAGGTGGGCAAGGAGCTCGCCGCCCGCACGGCCGAGGTGGTGTTCACGGCGCAGCGAACGCTCCAGGACGCGCAAGCCTTCTACAGCGATCTGAAGGCCCGGCTGCCGCGCTACGGGCGCAACCCCGATGATCTCAAGGTCATGCCCGGTGTCTTTCCGGTGGTGGGGCGCAGCGAAGCCGAGGCGCAGGATAAATTCGCGGCGCTGCAAGACCTCATCCATCCGGAGGTGGGCTTGGCGCTGCTCTCCACCTATATCGGCAATTTCGACCTTTCCGTCTATCCGGTCGATGGGCCGCTGCCGGATCTTCCCGAATCAAATGCCAGCAAGAGCCGGCAGCAGCTCTTCGTCGATCTGGCGCGGCGCGAGAATTTAAGCATCCGCGAGCTTTATCTGCGCATCGCCGGCGCCCGTGGCCATTGGCAACTGGTCGGCACGCCGGTCCAGATCGCCGATGCGCTGGAGGAGCGATTCCTCAATGGCGGTGCCGATGGCTTCAACGTCATGCCGCCGACCGTGCCGGGCGGCCTCACCGACTTCATCGAATTGGTGCTGCCTGAACTGCGCCGTCGCGGCCTGTTCCGGAGCGAATATGAAGGCCGGACTTTGCGCGAGAATCTAGGCCTGCCTTTTCCCCGTCACGCGGCGCGACCGACATCGCGCCGCGCCGCCGAATAG
- a CDS encoding TraB/GumN family protein, with the protein MDSLGGYIVQALRRAALGLLAFLPFIGTAAAEPALWVAKSGNATIYLFGTVHLLKPDADWRAAKIKTAFDSSSTLWLELDDAAKGGLDEKLLWKYGKDPAHPLSTKLTPAERQKLRAAAAKAGIPPVAFESLRPWLAALQLGKAPMMAAGYNPEMGVDRQLLADAKVADKPVMGLETTEQQMRFFADLPPQVELTLLTQTLDHGAEGAAQLDQLAGAWLAGDVDALNTLLKQEDMAVSDRRLRKLLLGDRNKAWAERLGSLAKDGGTHFVAVGAAHLTGADSLQNFLQQRGFKVTRL; encoded by the coding sequence GTGGATAGCTTGGGTGGATATATCGTGCAGGCGCTGCGCCGCGCGGCTCTGGGCCTGCTGGCCTTCCTGCCCTTCATCGGCACCGCGGCGGCCGAACCCGCCTTGTGGGTGGCCAAAAGCGGCAATGCCACGATCTATCTTTTTGGCACCGTGCATCTCCTCAAACCCGATGCCGATTGGCGCGCCGCCAAGATCAAGACCGCTTTCGACAGCAGCAGCACGCTGTGGCTGGAACTCGATGATGCGGCCAAAGGCGGGCTCGACGAAAAGCTGCTGTGGAAATATGGCAAGGACCCGGCGCATCCGCTGTCGACCAAGTTGACGCCGGCTGAGCGCCAGAAGCTGCGCGCGGCGGCGGCCAAGGCCGGGATTCCGCCGGTCGCCTTCGAATCCCTGCGGCCCTGGCTTGCCGCCCTGCAACTGGGCAAGGCGCCGATGATGGCTGCGGGCTATAACCCCGAGATGGGCGTCGATCGGCAGCTGCTGGCCGACGCGAAGGTTGCCGACAAGCCGGTGATGGGGCTGGAGACGACGGAGCAGCAGATGCGCTTCTTCGCCGACCTGCCCCCGCAGGTCGAGCTGACCTTGCTGACCCAGACGCTCGATCATGGCGCGGAAGGGGCGGCCCAGCTCGATCAATTGGCGGGCGCCTGGCTTGCCGGCGATGTCGATGCGCTCAACACCCTCTTGAAGCAGGAAGACATGGCGGTGAGTGACCGGCGCCTGCGCAAGCTGCTGCTCGGCGACCGCAACAAGGCCTGGGCGGAACGCCTCGGCAGCCTTGCCAAAGATGGCGGCACGCATTTCGTCGCCGTGGGTGCGGCACATCTCACAGGTGCCGATTCATTGCAGAATTTCCTGCAGCAACGGGGCTTCAAGGTGACGCGGCTCTAG
- a CDS encoding ATP-binding protein: MTSLSANTVDLRSTAASSALGKVMAVAGARVTGLLLPDNASGHGGRGPYIGELVKIVTEHTTVFGFVTAIGIEHPGQTSELRKAEIEMVGEINHRAGDEAPFQRGVTAYPGLDDVLARATSDDLRRVFTRRAAAHQRSARIGSLHQDPNIPAEIMPSELLGKHFAVLGTTGAGKSCALVTILRAILSQHQFAHVIMLDPHDEYATAFKDQAEVVTPQDLELPYWLLNFEELREMVIGTGSPQPDADAVLLNQVVTQAKRNLAQSPEAAAQITIDTPVPYRLSDIGKIIDGILGKLDRPADAAAYHRIKERFQHMQADRRLAFMFPGAGNSAALQGLVTRDSMAKILGRLFRVPVGGKPITVLDTSGVPSEILNVVVSLLSRMSFDFALWSEQKAPVLLVCEEAHRYAPADIHAGFEPTKRALSRIAKEGRKYGVSLCLISQRPSELATTVLSQCSTIFALRMTSQKDQEFLAAALPESSQGLMGELASLRNGQAIAVGEGVPLPTRIDFDRLAEEHRPRSGTAPFGTAWQQDQMQAEDLVDVVRRWRHLD; this comes from the coding sequence ATGACCTCACTTTCCGCCAACACGGTCGATCTCAGATCAACTGCGGCAAGCAGTGCGCTGGGCAAGGTGATGGCAGTTGCCGGGGCGCGGGTGACCGGCCTGCTGCTGCCGGACAATGCCAGCGGACATGGCGGGCGGGGCCCTTATATCGGCGAACTGGTGAAGATCGTGACCGAACATACGACCGTCTTCGGCTTCGTGACCGCAATCGGCATCGAACATCCCGGCCAGACCAGCGAGCTGCGCAAGGCCGAGATCGAAATGGTCGGCGAGATCAACCACCGCGCTGGCGACGAGGCACCCTTCCAGCGCGGTGTCACCGCTTATCCGGGGCTCGACGATGTCCTGGCGCGGGCGACCAGCGATGATCTAAGGCGTGTCTTCACCCGGCGCGCCGCCGCTCATCAGCGCAGCGCCCGCATCGGCTCATTGCACCAGGACCCTAACATCCCGGCGGAGATCATGCCGAGCGAGTTGCTCGGCAAGCATTTCGCCGTGCTGGGGACGACGGGGGCCGGCAAATCCTGCGCGCTCGTCACCATCCTGCGCGCGATCCTGAGCCAGCACCAATTCGCCCACGTCATCATGCTGGATCCGCATGACGAATACGCCACCGCCTTCAAGGACCAGGCGGAGGTGGTGACGCCGCAAGACCTCGAACTCCCCTACTGGCTGCTCAATTTCGAGGAACTGCGCGAGATGGTGATCGGTACCGGCTCACCCCAGCCCGATGCCGATGCGGTGCTGCTTAACCAGGTGGTGACGCAGGCCAAGCGCAATCTGGCGCAAAGTCCCGAGGCAGCAGCGCAGATCACGATCGACACGCCGGTGCCCTATCGCCTCTCCGATATCGGAAAGATCATCGATGGAATCTTAGGAAAACTCGATCGTCCGGCCGATGCCGCCGCCTATCATCGCATCAAGGAACGCTTCCAGCACATGCAGGCGGACCGGCGCCTTGCCTTCATGTTTCCAGGTGCCGGCAATTCGGCGGCGCTGCAAGGATTGGTGACGCGTGACAGCATGGCCAAGATCCTGGGCCGCCTTTTCCGTGTGCCGGTCGGTGGCAAGCCGATCACGGTGCTCGATACTTCGGGCGTGCCATCTGAGATCTTGAACGTCGTCGTCTCGCTGCTCAGCCGCATGAGCTTCGATTTCGCGCTGTGGTCGGAACAGAAGGCGCCAGTGCTCCTTGTCTGCGAAGAAGCCCACCGCTATGCCCCGGCCGATATCCATGCCGGGTTCGAGCCGACCAAGCGGGCCCTCTCGCGCATCGCCAAGGAAGGGCGCAAATACGGTGTCTCGCTATGCCTCATCAGCCAGCGTCCGTCGGAACTGGCAACGACCGTGCTCTCCCAATGCAGCACGATCTTCGCCTTGCGCATGACCAGCCAGAAGGACCAGGAATTCCTGGCAGCGGCACTCCCTGAATCGAGCCAGGGTCTGATGGGCGAACTCGCCTCCTTGCGCAACGGCCAGGCAATTGCGGTCGGCGAGGGTGTGCCCCTGCCGACCCGCATCGATTTCGATCGCCTGGCGGAAGAACACCGCCCGCGCTCCGGCACGGCACCCTTTGGCACCGCCTGGCAGCAGGACCAGATGCAGGCCGAAGACCTCGTCGACGTGGTGCGGCGCTGGCGGCACCTCGATTGA
- the nudC gene encoding NAD(+) diphosphatase, translating into MMQNYFYANGDFDRSAQRREDQSWLRARLSDPNSRFYPVWRLRHLVDAPTEPHLRHLDPVTQADLIARAETVILLGVDGEVAHFAVDLSVLDEDAATALGDFQELRGIGPLLPQRDGALMAYARGLAYWHQRHRFCGVCGSPTEAKAAGHQRQCMNRDCATVQFPRTDPAVIMRVTCGNRILMARQGMWNPGMHSVLAGFVEPGESLEDAVAREVFEEVGLRVHSIRYFGSQPWPFPASLMLGFTAESDSEAFDLHDGEIESAQWMTRMDLLNSPENDQFRLPRADSISRRLIEDWVRL; encoded by the coding sequence ATGATGCAAAATTACTTCTACGCCAATGGGGATTTCGATCGCAGCGCACAGCGGCGTGAGGACCAGAGCTGGCTGAGAGCCCGGCTGAGCGACCCCAACAGTCGCTTCTATCCAGTCTGGCGTCTGCGCCATTTGGTCGACGCGCCAACCGAGCCGCATCTCAGGCATCTCGATCCTGTCACACAAGCAGATCTCATTGCGCGGGCGGAAACGGTGATTCTGCTGGGTGTCGATGGCGAGGTGGCGCATTTTGCCGTCGATCTTTCGGTGCTGGATGAAGATGCCGCGACGGCGCTGGGCGATTTCCAGGAACTGCGCGGTATCGGTCCCTTGCTGCCGCAACGTGACGGCGCCTTGATGGCCTATGCGCGCGGGCTCGCCTATTGGCACCAGCGGCACCGCTTCTGCGGTGTGTGCGGATCACCCACCGAGGCAAAGGCCGCCGGCCATCAGCGGCAATGCATGAACCGCGATTGCGCCACGGTGCAATTTCCGCGCACCGATCCTGCCGTCATCATGCGCGTGACCTGCGGCAACAGGATCTTGATGGCGCGGCAAGGCATGTGGAATCCCGGCATGCATTCGGTGCTGGCGGGTTTCGTCGAGCCCGGCGAGAGCCTGGAAGATGCGGTGGCACGCGAAGTATTCGAGGAAGTGGGTCTGCGCGTCCACAGCATCCGCTATTTCGGTTCGCAGCCCTGGCCTTTCCCGGCATCCTTGATGCTGGGCTTCACGGCGGAATCCGACAGCGAAGCATTCGATCTTCATGATGGCGAGATCGAATCGGCGCAATGGATGACGCGCATGGATCTCCTCAATTCGCCGGAGAATGACCAGTTCCGTCTGCCGCGCGCCGATTCCATTTCGCGCCGGCTGATCGAGGATTGGGTCAGGCTGTAA
- a CDS encoding DUF6134 family protein yields the protein MSVSRRQLLSIVLPHALAATACAALLMPAATLADSTTNTQSASADAGFPFAPPRGRFIYTITRDGDPIGTQKLDFVSDGANQLTVITDVEIDVRMLGLSFYKFTQHTEERWQNGALQSLASRTIDDGEQRIVDLVRKGDRLTGKYNEKKRDVPADLIPSTLWHPDAIKQSVVLDTVRARQHQVKVADKGEVAVVLPAGQVEARHYAFTGELNRDVWYDALGIIVQAEMKAKDGSIIRQQLLDRP from the coding sequence ATGAGTGTTTCGCGTCGGCAATTGCTCTCGATCGTTTTGCCCCATGCGCTGGCTGCAACCGCCTGCGCCGCTCTGCTCATGCCGGCGGCGACATTGGCCGATTCCACCACCAACACGCAATCGGCCTCGGCCGATGCCGGTTTCCCGTTCGCGCCGCCGCGCGGTCGCTTCATCTATACCATCACCCGCGACGGTGACCCGATCGGTACGCAAAAGCTCGACTTCGTCTCAGACGGCGCCAATCAGCTGACCGTCATCACCGATGTCGAGATCGACGTGCGCATGCTGGGCTTGAGCTTTTATAAATTCACCCAGCACACCGAGGAGCGCTGGCAGAATGGCGCCCTGCAATCGCTGGCCTCGAGGACGATCGATGACGGCGAACAGCGCATCGTCGATCTCGTGCGCAAGGGCGATCGGCTGACCGGCAAATACAACGAGAAGAAGCGCGACGTGCCGGCCGACCTCATTCCCTCGACGTTGTGGCATCCCGACGCCATCAAGCAAAGTGTCGTGCTCGACACCGTCCGCGCCCGCCAGCATCAGGTTAAAGTCGCCGATAAGGGCGAGGTGGCCGTGGTGCTGCCCGCCGGTCAGGTCGAGGCGCGGCATTATGCCTTTACCGGCGAGCTCAACCGCGACGTCTGGTATGACGCTCTCGGCATCATCGTGCAGGCGGAAATGAAGGCCAAGGACGGCTCGATCATTCGCCAGCAATTGCTCGACCGCCCATAA
- a CDS encoding DNA polymerase III subunit gamma/tau, with amino-acid sequence MSEESGQSSVASGEHYRVLARKYRPSDFSGLVGQDALVRTLTNAIAAGRLAHAFMLTGVRGVGKTTTARILARAFNCVGLDGKGGPTASPCGQCEHCVAIAEDRHVDVIEMDAASRTGVGDMRELIEGVRYRPVSARYKVYIIDEVHMLSNSAFNALLKTLEEPPGHVKFVFATTEIRKVPVTVLSRCQRFDLRRIEADVLAAHFARIVAAENVAVEPNALALVARAADGSARDGLSLLDQAIAMAEGTVTEAQVREMLGLSDRTQLFDLYEAVMGGAAPKALDLLGAMYRAGADPIVVVQDLLDLTHLVTRAKISPEALASPTMPEAEKKRGAELAAKLSMPILARCWQMLLKGLGEAQAAPQALAAVEMALIRLMHVADLPTPGELVKKLSAGQLPAGTPAAPARGGNGAGNGNGTSAIATSYVSGASGGGPTAFAQHGSAARLEVVPQSAPMASPMTTPVVAAAPQGLADPRSFDELVALFRQKKEAILMTHLLSDVHLVHFESGRLDFRPSERAPANLAPRLAQCLLEWTGKRWMVSLSNAAGEATLKQQEAAIVAERKRQAAEHPIVQAILKTFPGATIDEVRDLGGAEPAAPAPAAATEASDAASDDDAIDIDMIFGDDDL; translated from the coding sequence ATGAGCGAAGAGAGCGGCCAAAGTTCCGTTGCAAGCGGCGAGCATTACCGGGTCCTCGCCCGCAAATACCGCCCCAGCGATTTCTCCGGCCTTGTCGGCCAGGATGCGCTTGTCCGCACGCTCACCAACGCGATCGCCGCCGGGCGCCTGGCGCATGCCTTCATGCTGACCGGTGTCCGCGGTGTCGGCAAGACGACGACCGCGCGCATTCTGGCGCGTGCCTTCAACTGCGTCGGCCTGGACGGCAAGGGTGGACCCACCGCCAGCCCCTGCGGGCAATGCGAGCATTGCGTGGCGATTGCCGAAGACCGCCATGTCGATGTCATCGAAATGGATGCCGCCAGCCGCACCGGTGTCGGCGACATGCGCGAGCTGATCGAGGGTGTACGCTATCGCCCGGTGAGTGCACGTTACAAAGTCTATATCATCGACGAAGTGCACATGCTCTCCAATAGCGCCTTCAACGCGCTGTTGAAGACGCTCGAAGAGCCGCCGGGACATGTGAAGTTCGTGTTTGCGACGACCGAGATCCGCAAAGTGCCGGTGACGGTGCTGTCGCGTTGCCAGCGCTTCGATCTTCGGCGCATCGAGGCCGATGTACTGGCCGCGCATTTTGCGCGCATCGTCGCGGCCGAAAATGTCGCCGTGGAGCCCAACGCCTTGGCACTGGTCGCCCGCGCGGCCGACGGCTCGGCCCGCGACGGCCTGTCGCTGCTCGACCAGGCGATCGCGATGGCGGAAGGCACCGTCACCGAAGCCCAGGTGCGCGAAATGCTGGGCCTGTCCGACCGCACGCAGCTCTTCGATCTCTATGAGGCGGTGATGGGCGGCGCGGCGCCGAAGGCGCTCGATCTTCTTGGCGCCATGTACCGTGCCGGCGCGGATCCCATCGTCGTCGTGCAGGACCTTCTTGATCTGACGCATCTGGTGACGCGGGCCAAGATCTCGCCCGAGGCGCTCGCCTCCCCCACCATGCCGGAAGCGGAAAAGAAGCGGGGTGCCGAGCTCGCCGCCAAGCTCTCCATGCCGATCCTTGCCCGCTGCTGGCAGATGCTGCTGAAAGGTCTTGGCGAGGCGCAGGCAGCACCCCAGGCCCTGGCCGCGGTCGAGATGGCGCTCATCCGCCTGATGCATGTCGCTGATCTGCCGACACCGGGCGAATTGGTGAAGAAGCTCAGCGCCGGTCAATTGCCGGCAGGCACACCGGCAGCACCAGCGCGGGGCGGCAACGGTGCCGGGAACGGGAATGGCACGAGCGCCATCGCCACAAGCTATGTTTCTGGCGCCTCCGGCGGCGGTCCGACCGCCTTTGCCCAGCATGGCAGCGCCGCGCGTCTCGAAGTTGTGCCGCAAAGCGCGCCGATGGCTTCGCCCATGACGACGCCGGTCGTCGCTGCCGCGCCGCAAGGCCTTGCCGACCCCCGCAGCTTTGATGAACTGGTCGCTCTCTTCCGTCAGAAGAAGGAAGCGATCCTGATGACACATCTCCTGAGCGATGTGCATCTGGTGCATTTTGAATCCGGGCGACTTGATTTCCGTCCCTCGGAGCGGGCACCTGCAAATCTGGCGCCGCGTCTGGCGCAATGCCTGCTGGAATGGACCGGCAAGCGCTGGATGGTCTCGCTCTCGAATGCCGCGGGCGAGGCGACGCTGAAGCAGCAGGAAGCGGCCATCGTTGCAGAGCGGAAACGCCAGGCGGCGGAACACCCGATCGTGCAGGCGATCCTCAAAACCTTTCCCGGCGCCACGATCGACGAGGTGCGCGATCTGGGCGGTGCGGAACCCGCAGCGCCGGCACCGGCTGCTGCGACCGAAGCCAGCGATGCCGCATCAGACGATGACGCCATCGATATCGACATGATTTTTGGAGACGACGACCTATGA
- a CDS encoding YbaB/EbfC family nucleoid-associated protein, translated as MKNLGAMMKQAQQMQSKMAEMQAALEQAEVTGQAAGGMVTITMTAKGEPKRVKIDPSLVNPAEVEVLEDLISAALRDARTKADKHIADEMGKVTGGLPLPPGFKLPF; from the coding sequence ATGAAGAACCTTGGGGCGATGATGAAGCAGGCCCAGCAGATGCAGTCGAAAATGGCTGAGATGCAGGCGGCCCTCGAACAGGCCGAGGTCACCGGCCAGGCGGCAGGCGGCATGGTCACCATCACCATGACCGCGAAGGGCGAGCCCAAGCGCGTCAAGATCGACCCCAGCCTCGTCAACCCGGCCGAGGTCGAAGTGCTGGAAGACCTCATCAGCGCGGCGCTGCGCGACGCGCGCACCAAGGCCGACAAGCACATCGCCGATGAGATGGGCAAAGTCACCGGCGGCCTGCCTCTGCCCCCGGGCTTCAAGCTGCCGTTTTGA